A genome region from Colwellia sp. Arc7-D includes the following:
- a CDS encoding efflux RND transporter periplasmic adaptor subunit: protein MRFTQEMPKKLRQNQRLNTQIILEYKENVLQVQRGQFLESSGGRFAYKVNNGLAEKTAITTGARSLSHVEILNGLTLGDQIIISGTDTFNAANQVLLSD, encoded by the coding sequence GTGCGTTTTACTCAAGAAATGCCAAAAAAGCTTCGACAAAACCAACGTTTAAACACACAAATAATTTTAGAGTACAAAGAAAATGTCTTACAAGTGCAGCGAGGACAGTTTCTTGAAAGTAGTGGTGGTCGCTTTGCTTACAAAGTGAATAACGGCTTAGCTGAGAAAACCGCTATTACCACTGGAGCCCGCAGTTTAAGTCATGTAGAGATTCTCAACGGATTAACGCTAGGCGATCAAATCATTATTTCGGGTACTGATACCTTTAATGCTGCTAATCAAGTGTTACTTAGT